Within the Bactrocera dorsalis isolate Fly_Bdor unplaced genomic scaffold, ASM2337382v1 BdCtg369, whole genome shotgun sequence genome, the region GACGTCGTCCAACGGAAGGCCCAAGAACGTGCTGTTTCGCGCGGGGTCGAACCAAAGAGAGACGGGTGTGAGATCAGTGGGGTTGGTGGCTCATGCAAAGGGGAGCCAGTGTTATGCAGTGACTCATTGCACGCAGAACATATACTGGATATGTCGGGGTTTATTCTGTTCTAGATAGAAATAGATAGTGTGTTatgaggtaatgcaccgcgacttagggtctattgtgccctctcctgtATCACATGTCTTCCCAGAGTCCCAGCAGACTGAAAAGTTCCAGGAGTTTGCCAGGCGctactgaggtgatgtgatccctgttgATATAAATggaatccagggccttaagcctttttccacagattgcCGTGCAATCCAGGATTAGGTGTGCTGGTGCTGTTCtaggtcgcagaaccggcagttagcacaggagactatgcccatgttgTACAGGTGTTTCCTGAGCCTGCAGTGACCTGTGTAGATCGCGACGAGAAGACGGAATTTGTCACGCGGGAGGCGAATTAGTTTCTTGAACCTGGGGAGATTGTACCCTCCTAGAAGCAGCTTGGCGTGGCGCATACTTGCTGCCTGTTGCCAATGTCTAGAGAACATTATCTTCCCTCTTCCTCAGCCCtctgctgacattagcagcatggtgtgTTTTGCTGCTTTTTTGTCACCTGATGCAGCAGTGTGAGCTCCAGTATgacttccagtgccaccgtggggcatgtgcgcattgcccccgaAGCACGTACACAGGAAAGTCTTTGCAGCTGTGACAGTCTCCAGATCACCGAAGACTGCGCTGCTTTGGTGGCCCTGGCAACCGCTCCATTACGATAggccttactatcatggtaATAGTGAATGGAATCACAGTGGTTTTTGCTGGGTTGATATTTAGCCCTACCGTGTTGCACCATCCTTTCGCCAGGTTTAAGCCCCTTTGGATAATGCCgcagagagtgttctcaaatctgCCTCTCGCCGTTATGACAATATCGTCTGCGTATCCTTGACAACGGATTCCATTGCTGATGAGCAGCTCAAGGAGTTCATCTACTACCAAGCTCCATAGCAGAGAGGATAGTACAGACGAATCTTGCTATCTCCCACCGTTGTTTCCGCTACCCTAGTACAGTATCCAGAAAGAAGCTGCGCAAGGttcactctcgtttctcgcggcaactcgagctcttcgtctgcccTGTACaggatattatagctttgtggcagccgaagttaacatttcttCTTGTTTTGATGCAATTTTGCACAAACGCCTTTAGAGAGTCTAAGACTCGTtaccaacaaaatatttcaatttcaaccGATGTTATTAggttttggaaatatataaaaaatacagttattttatttgcacataCCCACACGCTTAGACGACATGTACGCGAACGTCTTAAATTTGCCCCATTCCAAAACGACAAGTTCGCATTTTGTGTCCGAATTATTTACGCCAGTACAACGGCCCAATATGATATAACGATCCAAATATGGAGTGACTTGATCGGGGGCAAGAGTAAACGGCTTGGCTTTACAACGGGTATTATCACGTTCCAGCATGCTGATAAATTCCAATTTCATTAACGGTATAATTATGctggaaaatataaaatttcaatattagtattattataaaaaagtattattataaaaaaaattaaaaatataaaaagcaaacatAACTTAAAATATGTCATTTTTGCTAACGtaatggcaactctgttttatttattaacggTGCTTTTTTTGAAgggacaaaaataaattttgacgtTAATTAACgacataaaaatgtcaaaatgcaACACCAAaagtttgtattaaaaaaaaaaattaccttttaTAATGGTTGAATGAGTTAAATTGATTTGGCATTGGCAACAAAATATCACTGGCAGCATCCACTTGAGCATTACGATTGATCAGCCACTCATTGCTCCAACCCAATATTTGCGATATTATTTGTGCGGTTTTATCGATCATAGCGTACGTTTGGCGTACCATTTGCGCACGATCCGCACAAGTTGGACTGGGGAGTATATCTTTGCAGTCCACACGCTTATTTGCGCCACTCACACGTTCAATGTAGTGGACAATCGGCGTTTCATTGAAGCGTACATGCTTCTTTGGGCGCTCCGTGTTGGCATTACGATGCACCACATCTATGAGACACGAGCGatgatttgtgattttttgcaaTAGTTGTTGATTCATGCGAGATTcggtataatttttttgcatggaggcaaatgtaattttattacttttacgCACGGCTGCATTAAGCGGTTTCGCTTCGGCTGTTGTGGTCGCATTCCTATTCTCATCCAGCGAAGATGAACGTGACACGGACTTAGCACTACCGGTACTCGATAAACGACGACGAATGATTTGATCGACTTTTTTCATTTCCTGCGCAAATGCGTCTACAATTGTTGTGTGATTTGGTTTGGGAATTGTCGCTGTTGCAGCCGTGGAAGCTGGTGTGGACTCTGTGGCAATTGTTGTTGCGGCATCGCTAGAGGGTCGCTTTGTTTTTGGTATTCTGTAAGTGTTGGTAAATTTCTTAGGAGCACTAATGTCCTCTGCAAGCAGCGCACCACGATTGGTTGCTGTTATTTTCACCTTGGCCTTTTTCTTCTCCGTACCTTCGAGGTCAGTCGTGGAATGTTTTCGTTTCAGCAAGGCTTCCTTTGACGAATCTGCTAATTGCTTATCGGcaagttcttttaatttttccttgcGTGATTCTTTTATCTTACGTTTCTTCTCGCTCTCTCTACGCCGCTCATCGCTTGGCTTCTCAAGCCACTTTCTCTTCAATTCATCTCTATATCGCTCATCTCGGAATTGTCCTTTGATCTCacgcatttttttgtacatttcctTTTGCATTGTTGGTCGTGTTTCTGCGGAGACGCCTCTATGCTTACCCTTGTGTATGGGCAAACAAGGTGCATCGATTACTGATGGCGGGTGGTGTAAGCGTTTAACTGGTTTAACCAAGCCTCTTTTATCATGTCTTTCCTTCTCTTTGCCATCACTGCTCGAAACTCGTTCATTGCGCTGCGCACTTTTACTACTAGTAGCCGCCTCGGCATCtaaaatgttaataattaaaaaaaaagaaaaaacaaatgttaacttcggttccAACAAAAACAGGACCCAGGAACATTTTATATCTTATAAGAGggcataaaaattgttttctgatTTTAATGGGTCAGTTTGTAAGGCTCTGCGtttcacgctgatcatttatacatatatttttatggtcTCCAAAGGTTTGttctgggtgttataaacttcgttaGATAGCTGATAATCTTACCTGTTGGCGCTTCAGTTGATTCACTACTTGATTTTCTTTCCAACTGCGTTTTCTTCAGATGTTCTTTTACAATgtgtttcttttgttgttgtaacaattGCTTGCTGCTCCCGGCATCATAATTTGTAACATCGGAGTGCAATAGGCCCCGTGCAAGCTTTGACGACTGGACGTCGTTTTTAATTTCACCATTTTTTTCAGCCAATGTAGCTACTACGTCATCTACGAGTTCTTCATTGAAAAAGTCAAGGTCATCGCTTTCGAACATTAGTCCATGTTCTTCTTCCTTTTTAACATTATCATCGGAGTCGTCTGCCTTATCATGTTGAAAATCAAAAACCTAAGAAAATTAACAACACCaacattaacacacacacattctgaATTGCCCAAAGATAAACTACAGCCTATACCGGAAGCCCACCTGTGACATATTCATTTTTTGTGACAGCAACTTCGTACTCCAATCGGAAACTTTGTGTTCGAACTCTTCATCGTAATACTCATCATCGTCGTCTATCGTAATCCATACGTCATTTTCTATTTCGTTACTTTTTGCTTTAGCTTTGGTTGAAATCATTTTGGAATCGGGCGAATCGTCGTCAATCGGctctttctttatttgtatatttgccaAATTATCTTGGCAATTATCTTTGTGAACATCATATGCTGGTTCGTCTTCAACAGACAATTCTTCCTCACTATGATCACACATCATTTCAGATTTGATATCGTTTATTAGAATTTGTGAGAATAGCATATCATCATCCATATCAACAAAAGCGGCCAATTCTTCTGCAGTATTTACGGAAtcttcttttgccttttccacGTTTTGTTCATCGATATTTACACTCCTTTGTTCATCCACTGAATTCTTGGAGCTGTTTAGTGAAgtgtcaaacaaatttggacTCTTTCGGCTTGTGCTATCATCAGCCTGCTTTTCCTTTTCAATATTCTCATTGCTATTcgttgtgttttttgttgtatgtgCTTCTTTTGCATCGACCGGCACTAGCTCACCGAAGCACTCCACGTTCTGTGCTATATGGCCTTCGTCATCCTCATTATCACTTAGTAA harbors:
- the LOC105222478 gene encoding uncharacterized protein LOC105222478 (The sequence of the model RefSeq protein was modified relative to this genomic sequence to represent the inferred CDS: added 159 bases not found in genome assembly) is translated as MADRSNRVLSSWFLERKVIGDRIRLYIGVTAVGRTPGSALCILDSHYVSRKHAEITVDIDEKIVLKDLGSINGTFVNGSKVHNSEIELKANDCIGIGVTDDTEPSLKHPIYKLIYAPMPKVTTIFKEPIGIETTQVIVVDGESTTENSNIVQEVKKDEPKCPSSVSTSIAEISSSSLLPSVKTEVSVTNIRKPNDNLKNSTPLTKVPMLYYGDVIVLSDDEEDKVVPSKEEKKTTEESASSKDKTKETGDENIFNKPDPVLSKTSSSNKPTASTSGTMTDKKDNASSTQPTNEKVVIHEPILPDIKREFVNSCYENVVDIFGGTDEVILQSVKAINPLVYKKLNDDKTLDKPLCNGDTIDLLSDNEDDEGHIAQNVECFGELVPVDAKEAHTTKNTTNSNENIEKEKQADDSTSRKSPNLFDTSLNSSKNSVDEQRSVNIDEQNVEKAKEDSVNTAEELAAFVDMDDDMLFSQILINDIKSEMMCDHSEEELSVEDEPAYDVHKDNCQDNLANIQIKKEPIDDDSPDSKMISTKAKAKSNEIENDVWITIDDDDEYYDEEFEHKVSDWSTKLLSQKMNMSQVFDFQHDKADDSDDNVKKEEEHGLMFESDDLDFFNEELVDDVVATLAEKNGEIKNDVQSSKLARGLLHSDVTNYDAGSSKQLLQQQKKHIVKEHLKKTQLERKSSSESTEAPTDAEAATSSKSAQRNERVSSSDGKEKERHDKRGLVKPVKRLHHPPSVIDAPCLPIHKGKHRGVSAETRPTMQKEMYKKMREIKGQFRDERYRDELKRKWLEKPSDERRRESEKKRKIKESRKEKLKELADKQLADSSKEALLKRKHSTTDLEGTEKKKAKVKITATNRGALLAEDISAPKKFTNTYRIPKTKRPSSDAATTIATESTPASTAATATIPKPNHTTIVDAFAQEMKKVDQIIRRRLSSTGSAKSVSRSSSLDENRNATTTAEAKPLNAAVRKSNKITFASMQKNYTESRMNQQLLQKITNHRSCLIDVVHRNANTERPKKHVRFNETPIVHYIERVSGANKRVDCKDILPSPTCADRAQMVRQTYAMIDKTAQIISQILGWSNEWLINRNAQVDAASDILLPMPNQFNSFNHYKSIIIPLMKLEFISMLERDNTRCKAKPFTLAPDQVTPYLDRYIILGRCTGVNNSDTKCELVVLEWGKFKTFAYMSSKRVGFSNVTIVYEVLAKELADLEDLRANLKNPITVRPMVDIVRVEFGAFNAVYQLEQSPLLKQILDPMELCKIKPYPKCNIQYNGCDELNNRQKHVLLRTYRHAIEPTPNITLIQGPPGTGKSCVIANLVHQLLYGNEVRILDQKVLVCAQSNAAVDVIAEKLFDMSQTKSPDKMFRLIRFGLLERISPKVRLATLPKIIERNQIRKLKATCKNLQIDHKVDIKEYLRNEILQIEADIERMKMNNVKNTVQEEVLLEKQRQIQLMRNIVNGVLRPEDENSLYNWHLKHANVVCTTLSSCVKLSKYVNYFDVCIIDEATQCTEPWTLMPLKFGINTLVLVGDTQQLPATVLSKKASDFGLGTSLFTRIQRCIESVTLKTVANADKGNNVSSLESTDIIFSLQTQ